A window of the Deltaproteobacteria bacterium genome harbors these coding sequences:
- the cobJ gene encoding precorrin-3B C(17)-methyltransferase codes for MRAGGDEGGGHGFTCRPQGEIRKCDDGRGRGGGTLFVVGMGPGDAVQMTGRAREALSASELIFGYRTYLELLRPEFAGKEFRGSGMMKEVDRCREAIEAAFAGRRVALVSSGDSGVYGMAGLVLELIRDRQGGEGEIGLEIVPGVSAAQASASLLGAPLMNDYASISLSDLLTPWDRIVKRLHAAGSGDFVVVLINPRSRGRREQIVEARRILLEYRDGKTPVGIVRSAHRGAGRVVLTDIDGMLDHEIDMLTTVIVGNSDTSRFGDVMVTKRGYGQSQKPSTTGNTCLRADTHRQAGCHGEKQKHSP; via the coding sequence ATGCGAGCAGGCGGCGATGAAGGGGGCGGGCACGGATTCACTTGTCGTCCCCAAGGCGAGATCCGGAAATGTGACGATGGCCGTGGCCGAGGGGGCGGGACTCTCTTTGTCGTAGGGATGGGGCCGGGGGATGCCGTGCAGATGACCGGCCGGGCGCGGGAGGCGCTTTCGGCGTCGGAGTTGATCTTCGGTTACCGGACCTACCTGGAACTGCTCAGGCCGGAATTCGCAGGGAAGGAATTCCGGGGGTCGGGGATGATGAAGGAGGTCGATCGTTGCAGGGAGGCGATCGAGGCCGCCTTCGCCGGGCGGAGGGTAGCCCTTGTCTCCAGCGGAGACTCCGGTGTCTACGGGATGGCCGGACTCGTCCTGGAACTCATCAGGGACCGGCAGGGAGGAGAAGGGGAAATCGGTCTGGAGATCGTCCCCGGCGTATCGGCGGCCCAGGCGTCGGCGAGCCTGCTCGGCGCGCCTCTCATGAACGACTACGCATCCATCTCCCTGAGCGATCTGCTGACGCCGTGGGACAGGATCGTGAAACGGCTCCATGCGGCCGGGTCGGGGGACTTCGTTGTCGTCCTGATCAATCCGAGGAGCCGGGGGCGCCGGGAGCAGATCGTCGAGGCACGGCGGATCCTGCTGGAATACCGGGACGGGAAGACGCCGGTCGGGATCGTCCGGTCCGCACACCGGGGAGCCGGCCGCGTGGTGCTGACCGACATTGACGGGATGCTCGACCACGAGATCGACATGCTGACGACGGTGATCGTAGGCAACAGCGATACGTCCCGTTTCGGTGATGTCATGGTGACGAAGCGGGGATACGGTCAAAGTCAAAAGCCGTCAACCACGGGGAACACCTGTCTGCGTGCGGACACGCACAGGCAGGCGGGGTGTCACGGGGAAAAGCAAAAGCATTCACCATGA